A single region of the Gossypium arboreum isolate Shixiya-1 chromosome 12, ASM2569848v2, whole genome shotgun sequence genome encodes:
- the LOC108477243 gene encoding protein HOTHEAD-like isoform X2 has protein sequence MDLGSMGFLKALLVAVYALHPNFSHAETAPNYSFVHESTTAPPVSYHDYIVVGGGAAGCPLAATLAETANVLVLERGGSPYRNPGKTDKGNFLLTLSDPSPDSYAQIFVTEDGVYNHRARVLGGGTVINAGFYSHAETEFVKESGLDEALVNDAYQWVENKVVFKAPLLQWQTAVRDGLLEAGVLPYNGFTNEHINGTKIGSTIFDMNDHRHSAADLLEYADPKNIIVYLHATVTKILFTTQRTRAIGVIYEDALGEKHTAYLTNDSKSEIIVSAGAIGSSQLLMLSGIGPRSQLEPLGIKLVMDQPMVGQGIADNTLNGLFIPSPNPVELSLLSTVGISLFVNYIEAGSGLNLAPSFGWISKFLLSILDQTTIGSFFDTRLNGGIILQKVTRPLSTGHLELRSTDPNETPKVRFNYSQEPEDLRNCVQGMKTIINVVNSKAFSKFRYRTISTQQLLNVVAALPLNQRPRHIDTASSLEQFCNDTVMTFWHHHGGCQVGKVVGEDYKVIGVDGLRVIDASTFSFTPGTNPQATVMMLGRAMGVRIQKDRLS, from the exons ATGGATTTGGGATCAATGGGGTTCCTCAAAGCTTTGCTTGTCGCTGTTTATGCTTTGCACCCCAACTTTTCCCATGCTGAGACAG CTCCAAATTACAGTTTCGTTCACGAATCAACAACAGCACCTCCGGTCTCATACCACGACTATATTGTGGTCGGTGGAGGAGCTGCCGGCTGTCCCTTGGCCGCAACTCTAGCAGAAACCGCCAACGTTTTAGTCCTCGAAAGAGGAGGGTCTCCCTACCGCAACCCTGGTAAGACAGACAAAGGCAACTTCTTGCTCACTCTTTCAGATCCCTCCCCCGATTCATATGCTCAAATATTCGTTACTGAGGACGGAGTATACAACCACCGAGCACGTGTACTTGGTGGTGGCACCGTCATCAACGCCGGGTTTTACTCACACGCCGAAACCGAGTTCGTAAAGGAATCTGGTTTGGATGAAGCTTTGGTGAATGATGCATATCAGTGGGTTGAAAACAAGGTGGTTTTCAAGGCACCATTGTTGCAATGGCAAACCGCAGTGAGGGATGGGTTGCTTGAAGCTGGGGTTTTACCATACAACGGATTTACAAATGAACACATCAATGGGACTAAAATTGGTTCAACCATTTTCGACATGAATGATCATAGACATAGTGCAGCTGACTTGCTTGAATATGCTGACCCAAAGAATATCATAGTTTACTTGCATGCCACTGTAACCAAGATCCTTTTTACAACACAAA GAACTAGAGCTATAGGGGTGATATATGAGGATGCATTGGGAGAAAAGCACACGGCATATTTAACAAATGATTCCAAGAGTGAAATAATCGTATCAGCAGGTGCCATTGGAAGCTCACAATTGTTGATGTTGAGCGGCATTGGGCCACGTTCTCAACTTGAGCCACTTGGTATCAAGCTGGTGATGGACCAACCTATGGTTGGCCAAGGCATAGCCGACAATACATTGAATGGTCTTTTTATTCCATCCCCTAATCCCGTTGAGCTCTCACTCCTTTCAACTGTGGGCATATCCCTATTTGTTAACTATATTGAAGCTGGAAGTGGATTGAATTTGGCTCCTTCTTTTGGGTGGATTTCCAAGTTTTTGCTCTCCATCTTGGACCAG ACTACTATTGGGTCCTTCTTCGATACAAGACTTAACGGTGGCATCATCCTTCAAAAAGTTACTCGTCCACTCTCAACAGGCCACCTTGAGCTTCGTAGCACCGATCCAAACGAGACCCCCAAGGTGAGGTTCAATTACTCTCAAGAGCCAGAAGACTTGAGAAACTGTGTACAAGGCATGAAAACCATAATCAACGTTGTGAACTCCAAAGCCTTCTCGAAATTTCGTTACCGAACCATCTCGACTCAACAGCTTCTGAATGTGGTGGCAGCACTTCCCTTGAACCAGAGACCGAGACACATTGATACTGCTTCGTCTTTGGAACAATTCTGCAATGACACTGTGATGACATTTTGGCATCATCATGGAGGATGCCAAGTTGGGAAGGTTGTGGGTGAAGATTACAAGGTCATTGGCGTCGATGGCCTTAGGGTTATCGATGCTTCTACCTTTAGTTTCACACCTGGAACTAATCCTCAGGCTACTGTCATGATGCTTGGAAG AGCTATGGGAGTGCGAATTCAGAAGGATAGACTTTCTTAA
- the LOC108477243 gene encoding protein HOTHEAD-like isoform X1, giving the protein MDLGSMGFLKALLVAVYALHPNFSHAETAPNYSFVHESTTAPPVSYHDYIVVGGGAAGCPLAATLAETANVLVLERGGSPYRNPGKTDKGNFLLTLSDPSPDSYAQIFVTEDGVYNHRARVLGGGTVINAGFYSHAETEFVKESGLDEALVNDAYQWVENKVVFKAPLLQWQTAVRDGLLEAGVLPYNGFTNEHINGTKIGSTIFDMNDHRHSAADLLEYADPKNIIVYLHATVTKILFTTQTVGSGTRAIGVIYEDALGEKHTAYLTNDSKSEIIVSAGAIGSSQLLMLSGIGPRSQLEPLGIKLVMDQPMVGQGIADNTLNGLFIPSPNPVELSLLSTVGISLFVNYIEAGSGLNLAPSFGWISKFLLSILDQTTIGSFFDTRLNGGIILQKVTRPLSTGHLELRSTDPNETPKVRFNYSQEPEDLRNCVQGMKTIINVVNSKAFSKFRYRTISTQQLLNVVAALPLNQRPRHIDTASSLEQFCNDTVMTFWHHHGGCQVGKVVGEDYKVIGVDGLRVIDASTFSFTPGTNPQATVMMLGRAMGVRIQKDRLS; this is encoded by the exons ATGGATTTGGGATCAATGGGGTTCCTCAAAGCTTTGCTTGTCGCTGTTTATGCTTTGCACCCCAACTTTTCCCATGCTGAGACAG CTCCAAATTACAGTTTCGTTCACGAATCAACAACAGCACCTCCGGTCTCATACCACGACTATATTGTGGTCGGTGGAGGAGCTGCCGGCTGTCCCTTGGCCGCAACTCTAGCAGAAACCGCCAACGTTTTAGTCCTCGAAAGAGGAGGGTCTCCCTACCGCAACCCTGGTAAGACAGACAAAGGCAACTTCTTGCTCACTCTTTCAGATCCCTCCCCCGATTCATATGCTCAAATATTCGTTACTGAGGACGGAGTATACAACCACCGAGCACGTGTACTTGGTGGTGGCACCGTCATCAACGCCGGGTTTTACTCACACGCCGAAACCGAGTTCGTAAAGGAATCTGGTTTGGATGAAGCTTTGGTGAATGATGCATATCAGTGGGTTGAAAACAAGGTGGTTTTCAAGGCACCATTGTTGCAATGGCAAACCGCAGTGAGGGATGGGTTGCTTGAAGCTGGGGTTTTACCATACAACGGATTTACAAATGAACACATCAATGGGACTAAAATTGGTTCAACCATTTTCGACATGAATGATCATAGACATAGTGCAGCTGACTTGCTTGAATATGCTGACCCAAAGAATATCATAGTTTACTTGCATGCCACTGTAACCAAGATCCTTTTTACAACACAAA CTGTTGGATCAGGAACTAGAGCTATAGGGGTGATATATGAGGATGCATTGGGAGAAAAGCACACGGCATATTTAACAAATGATTCCAAGAGTGAAATAATCGTATCAGCAGGTGCCATTGGAAGCTCACAATTGTTGATGTTGAGCGGCATTGGGCCACGTTCTCAACTTGAGCCACTTGGTATCAAGCTGGTGATGGACCAACCTATGGTTGGCCAAGGCATAGCCGACAATACATTGAATGGTCTTTTTATTCCATCCCCTAATCCCGTTGAGCTCTCACTCCTTTCAACTGTGGGCATATCCCTATTTGTTAACTATATTGAAGCTGGAAGTGGATTGAATTTGGCTCCTTCTTTTGGGTGGATTTCCAAGTTTTTGCTCTCCATCTTGGACCAG ACTACTATTGGGTCCTTCTTCGATACAAGACTTAACGGTGGCATCATCCTTCAAAAAGTTACTCGTCCACTCTCAACAGGCCACCTTGAGCTTCGTAGCACCGATCCAAACGAGACCCCCAAGGTGAGGTTCAATTACTCTCAAGAGCCAGAAGACTTGAGAAACTGTGTACAAGGCATGAAAACCATAATCAACGTTGTGAACTCCAAAGCCTTCTCGAAATTTCGTTACCGAACCATCTCGACTCAACAGCTTCTGAATGTGGTGGCAGCACTTCCCTTGAACCAGAGACCGAGACACATTGATACTGCTTCGTCTTTGGAACAATTCTGCAATGACACTGTGATGACATTTTGGCATCATCATGGAGGATGCCAAGTTGGGAAGGTTGTGGGTGAAGATTACAAGGTCATTGGCGTCGATGGCCTTAGGGTTATCGATGCTTCTACCTTTAGTTTCACACCTGGAACTAATCCTCAGGCTACTGTCATGATGCTTGGAAG AGCTATGGGAGTGCGAATTCAGAAGGATAGACTTTCTTAA
- the LOC108477194 gene encoding uncharacterized protein LOC108477194, translated as MGRDWPYWATGAKTSTKRPPPSKAETTTTPTGCISAVFQFFDFHHFQFPLNHQTNSSSNSSSSCGCFKQPSSFISPHSNFVPTALKGTEAPRNSLESEDESSTSVSASVSASLTTSTSKEDESLNIPMGIQIKTSGDIRSKVGASNNDTFSEISSSPGTKTPTLVARLMGLDLLPETHSPSFSQPKSSSSHLKGRRRSVDGGDFRGTRSLPETPRLSSARRSDVDYHHRFSLQINKENMSTTEEVMVTRFSKRSEDENKSPGHYARQIMKQVKESVGRKVGMDITNTVRNREQTREELVNQFKYKKISKAMSKLAEDSTSNGNGKHSTTPSCSPRLRFLEPKTKDQNPQPPKPSEISIQPPPTRVLQKPKLQTVAEEQDDQQTQRSTSKCKKVTKLKKPQRTSDIIRTKQEEPFVRPSTANRANIPDKKCKKTPLSNDLLNITVSSLFPVKKDPSPPATKIPQKQVLDATRPKRSNSSQLSSCSSQTYNNKQEATYLHSSRHDNIGDRCNNVTTTTTGEEAEYHEYIARILRRTGLDKHTPLSLASWFSPSHPINPSIFYYLEHFTTNNNKTSQLNLRCNRKLLFHLVDELLTDILNPFFNMKPWVKFVGRERFSNMVGSQLINTLCSKIGRFPRADCRVLEDIDALIDKDLPEMKLRCVMAYEEEGEGIVSEIGNSILEALVHETAADFEFCFAGFNFQKSRLLELNGAV; from the exons ATGGGAAGAGATTGGCCGTATTGGGCTACCGGAGCTAAAACATCCACCAAAAGACCACCACCATCGAAAGCTGAAACCACCACCACTCCCACTGGTTGTATAAGTGCTGTCTTCCAGTTCTTTGATTTCCATCATTTCCAGTTCCCTTTAAACCATCAAACAAATAGTAGCAGCAATAGCAGTAGCAGTTGTGGTTGTTTTAAACAACCCTCCTCTTTTATTTCTCCCCATAGTAACTTCGTCCCCACTGCACTTAAAG GTACTGAAGCACCAAGGAATAGTTTAGAATCAGAGGATGAAAGTTCAACTTCAGTTTCAGCTTCAGTTTCAGCTTCTTTAACAACATCAACCAGTAAAGAAGATGAAAGTTTAAATATCCCC ATGGGAATTCAAATTAAAACAAGTGGGGACATAAGGTCAAAAGTTGGAGCTTCAAATAATGACACATTTTCAGAGATTAGCAGCTCACCAGGGACCAAGACACCTACTCTAGTCGCTAGGCTGATGGGTCTTGACCTTTTACCCGAAACTCATTCACCATCTTTTTCACAACCTAAGTCTTCTTCTTCACATTTAAAGGGTCGTAGGAGATCAGTAGACGGTGGTGATTTTAGGGGTACTCGGTCGTTACCGGAAACTCCGAGGTTATCGTCTGCTAGGAGGTCGGATGTGGACTATCACCATCGGTTTTCGCTTCAGATTAATAAAGAGAACATGAGTACGACCGAAGAGGTAATGGTTACTCGGTTCTCGAAAAGGAGCGAAGACGAGAATAAGAGTCCGGGTCATTATGCTCGGCAGATAATGAAACAAGTTAAAGAAAGTGTGGGAAGAAAAGTTGGGATGGATATTACTAATACTGTTCGGAACAGGGAACAAACTAGAGAGGAGCTTGTTAATCAATTCAAGTACAAGAAGATTTCAAAGGCGATGAGTAAACTAGCCGAGGACTCGACCAGTAATGGCAATGGCAAGCACTCGACGACACCTTCGTGTTCACCTAGGCTTAGGTTCTTGGAACCTAAAACCAAAGATCAAAACCCTCAACCTCCAAAACCATCAGAAATTAGTATCCAGCCACCGCCGACCAGGGTTTTACAAAAGCCCAAGTTGCAGACAGTGGCAGAGGAACAAGATGACCAACAGACACAGAGAAGCACAAGCAAATGCAAGAAAGTGACAAAGCTGAAAAAGCCACAACGAACATCGGACATAATACGAACCAAGCAAGAAGAGCCCTTCGTTCGTCCTTCAACAGCCAACAGAGCTAACATTCCAGACAAGAAATGTAAGAAAACACCATTATCAAATGATCTCCTCAACATTACAGTCTCTTCCCTTTTTCCAGTCAAAAAAGACCCGTCACCTCCAGCTACTAAAATCCCTCAAAAACAG GTCTTAGATGCTACAAGACCAAAACGTAGTAATAGCTCACAGTTATCTAGTTGTTCGAGCCAAACGTACAACAACAAACAAGAAGCGACGTACTTACACAGTTCCCGACACGACAACATCGGCGACAGGTGTAACAATGTTACTACCACCACCACCGGTGAAGAAGCAGAATATCATGAGTACATTGCAAGAATACTAAGACGTACTGGGTTAGATAAACATACCCCACTGTCCTTAGCTTCTTGGTTTTCTCCTTCTCATCCTATTAACCCTTCCATTTTTTACTACCTCGAACATTTCaccactaataataataaaaccagtCAACTGAACCTACGATGCAATAGAAAATTACTGTTCCATCTAGTCGATGAACTTTTGACTGATATTTTAAACCCTTTCTTCAATATGAAACCTTGGGTTAAATTTGTTGGACGTGAACGTTTTAGTAATATGGTCGGGTCTCAGTTAATAAACACATTGTGTTCGAAGATTGGTCGTTTTCCTCGAGCTGATTGTCGTGTGCTTGAAGACATTGATGCATTGATCGACAAAGATTTGCCGGAGATGAAACTCCGGTGTGTGATGGCGTATGAAGAAGAAGGGGAAGGGATTGTGTCGGAGATCGGAAACAGCATATTAGAGGCGTTGGTACATGAAACGGCAGCTGATTTCGAATTTTGTTTTGCTGGTTTCAATTTTCAAAAGTCTCGTCTTTTAGAACTAAACGGTGCCGTTTAA
- the LOC108478508 gene encoding peroxidase 66, with product MAVFSPRKFSFSIIFLGLMTVLRSQAALDVHYYDRTCPEAEKIIRYTVLNASMHDAKAPARILRMFFHDCFIRGCDASVLLDSTPQNQAEKDGPPNISLRAFYVIDDAKTKLESACPKAVSCADIVAIAARDVVAMSGGPFWNVLKGRKDGRISKASETINLPAPTFNVSTLIQSFTKRGLGVKDLVALSGGHTLGFSHCSSFQARLHNFSSVQDIDPTMNPEFAETLKKKCPKPNKNGNAGQFLDSTASTFDNNYYKQLLAGKGVFGSDQALYGDYRTKWIVESFANDQSLFFKEFATSMVKLGNVGVMENGEVRLNCRVVN from the exons ATGGCTGTTTTTTCACCGAGAAAGTTCTCTTTTTCGATTATTTTCCTTGGGCTGATGACGGTTCTACGCTCACAGGCGGCATTGGATGTTCATTATTATGATCGAACATGTCCTGAAGCTGAGAAAATTATAAGATACACTGTATTGAATGCCTCCATGCATGATGCTAAAGCTCCCGCTCGGATTCTTAGGATGTTCTTTCATGACTGTTTCATAAGG GGATGCGATGCATCGGTGTTGTTGGACTCGACTCCGCAAAATCAAGCGGAGAAAGATGGTCCTCCTAATATCTCTCTTCGAGCATTCTATGTGATTGACGACGCGAAAACTAAGCTTGAATCGGCGTGTCCGAAGGCGGTCTCTTGTGCTGATATAGTCGCCATTGCAGCCAGAGATGTAGTAGCAATG TCAGGAGGGCCTTTTTGGAACGTACTTAAAGGCAGAAAAGATGGCAGAATCTCCAAGGCTTCCGAAACCATCAACTTACCAGCCCCAACTTTCAACGTTTCAACACTCATTCAAAGCTTCACTAAGCGAGGTTTAGGGGTCAAGGACTTAGTAGCCCTATCCGGAGGTCACACCCTAGGATTCTCACACTGTTCTTCATTCCAAGCTCGGCTCCATAATTTCAGCTCGGTTCAGGACATCGACCCTACAATGAACCCTGAATTCGCAGAAACACTGAAGAAGAAATGCCCGAAACCAAATAAAAATGGCAATGCAGGACAGTTCTTGGACTCCACGGCATCAACTTTCGATAATAATTATTACAAACAACTGTTGGCAGGGAAAGGTGTGTTCGGATCCGATCAAGCACTGTATGGTGATTATAGGACTAAATGGATTGTTGAATCATTCGCTAATGATCAAAGTTTGTTCTTCAAAGAATTTGCCACATCGATGGTGAAGCTTGGGAATGTAGGGGTGATGGAAAATGGAGAAGTGAGATTGAATTGCAGAGTGGTAAATTGA